A window of the Acidimicrobiales bacterium genome harbors these coding sequences:
- a CDS encoding acyl-CoA dehydrogenase family protein, with product MGWDFETDAEFQTELDWIDDFVREEIEPLDFIVKSPYDINDPIRAEVIPPLQKQVQERGLWACHLGPELGGLGYGQVKLALMNEILGRARSAPTIFGCQAPDTGNSEILAHYGTPTQKEQFLEPLLRNEIVSCYSMTEVQGGADPKVFTTTAVQDGDEWVINGEKWFSSNARYASFLIAMVVTDPDNPPLQRFSMFLVPSDAPGLEIVRNVGLGYEAESEDEGSHAYVRYDNVRVPAENLLGERGGGFIVAQTRLGGGRIHHAMRTSGRVQRLFDMMCERSISRTTQGELLSRKQMIQEMIADSWIEMEMFRLLVLRTAWRIDKYQDYKKVRRDISAVKAAMPGVYRNVASRALQIHGSLGASWEMPFAKEVIESFHMGLADGPTEVHKVQVARRVLDDYVPCDDLFPSSHIPKRRAAAEAKYADVLERHLETQ from the coding sequence ATGGGGTGGGACTTCGAAACCGATGCCGAGTTCCAGACAGAGCTGGACTGGATCGACGACTTCGTGCGGGAGGAGATCGAGCCGCTCGACTTCATCGTCAAGAGCCCGTACGACATCAACGACCCGATCCGCGCCGAGGTGATCCCGCCGTTGCAGAAGCAGGTACAGGAGCGTGGGTTGTGGGCCTGCCACCTCGGTCCCGAACTCGGAGGGCTCGGCTACGGGCAGGTGAAGCTGGCGTTGATGAACGAGATCCTCGGTCGGGCTCGATCGGCGCCGACCATCTTCGGCTGCCAGGCCCCCGACACCGGCAACTCCGAGATCCTCGCCCACTACGGCACGCCGACCCAGAAGGAGCAGTTCCTGGAACCACTCCTGCGCAACGAGATCGTCTCGTGCTACTCGATGACCGAGGTGCAGGGCGGTGCCGATCCGAAGGTGTTCACCACCACCGCCGTGCAAGACGGCGACGAATGGGTCATCAACGGTGAGAAGTGGTTCTCGTCGAACGCTCGCTACGCGTCGTTCCTCATCGCCATGGTGGTGACCGATCCCGACAATCCACCGCTGCAACGGTTCTCGATGTTCCTGGTCCCGTCCGACGCGCCGGGACTCGAGATCGTCCGCAACGTCGGCCTCGGCTACGAAGCCGAGAGCGAGGACGAGGGCTCGCACGCGTACGTCCGCTACGACAACGTCCGAGTGCCGGCCGAGAACCTGCTGGGCGAACGAGGCGGCGGCTTCATCGTCGCCCAGACTCGCCTCGGCGGCGGCCGCATCCATCACGCGATGCGGACCAGCGGTCGGGTGCAGCGCCTGTTCGACATGATGTGCGAGCGCTCGATCAGTCGCACCACGCAGGGCGAGCTGTTGTCACGCAAGCAGATGATCCAGGAGATGATCGCCGACTCGTGGATCGAGATGGAGATGTTCCGCTTGCTCGTGCTGCGCACGGCGTGGCGGATCGACAAGTACCAGGACTACAAGAAGGTGCGCCGTGACATCTCGGCGGTGAAGGCCGCCATGCCGGGGGTGTACCGCAATGTGGCGAGTCGGGCGTTGCAGATCCACGGGTCGCTCGGCGCCTCGTGGGAGATGCCGTTCGCCAAGGAAGTGATCGAGTCGTTCCACATGGGTCTCGCCGACGGTCCCACCGAGGTGCACAAGGTGCAGGTCGCTCGCCGCGTCCTCGACGACTATGTGCCGTGTGACGACCTCTTCCCGTCGTCACACATCCCCAAACGGCGTGCCGCGGCCGAGGCCAAGTACGCCGACGTCCTCGAGCGCCACCTCGAAACCCAGTAG
- a CDS encoding sigma-70 family RNA polymerase sigma factor: MNEHTPEAEPTMAIADATQVGFDADADTGSQTAIRSFDEFYRSHRHIVARTLALTLGDEGLGQEAADEAMSRALERWSTVSAYDNPEGWVYRTGLNWSRSWLRRRRRGHEKDLLVALPATTFDRPVDTDLARAITRLSDDHRAVVVLRFYRDWSVEETADALDIAPGTVKSRLSRALDQLQHHLTNLDDEGPLR; encoded by the coding sequence ATGAACGAGCACACCCCCGAGGCGGAGCCGACGATGGCAATCGCTGATGCGACCCAGGTCGGCTTCGACGCCGATGCCGACACCGGATCGCAGACCGCGATCCGGTCATTCGACGAGTTCTACCGCTCGCATCGACACATCGTGGCTCGCACCCTGGCCCTGACCCTCGGCGACGAGGGCCTCGGCCAGGAGGCTGCAGACGAGGCGATGTCGCGAGCGCTCGAGCGTTGGTCGACGGTCTCGGCCTACGACAATCCCGAAGGCTGGGTGTACCGCACCGGCCTCAACTGGTCGCGGTCGTGGCTGCGACGGCGTCGCCGAGGACACGAGAAGGACCTTCTCGTCGCGTTGCCGGCCACCACCTTCGATCGGCCGGTCGACACCGACCTCGCCCGCGCGATCACCCGACTGTCCGACGATCACCGTGCGGTGGTCGTGCTCCGCTTCTACCGCGACTGGTCCGTGGAGGAAACCGCGGACGCGCTCGACATCGCGCCGGGGACGGTCAAGAGCCGTCTGAGCCGCGCCCTCGACCAGCTGCAGCATCACCTCACGAATCTCGACGACGAAGGACCCCTCCGATGA
- the aztB gene encoding zinc ABC transporter permease AztB: MTLLLDAFEPAFMQRALIGSLIAVIATSLVGTWVVLRGLAFLGDALAHGVIPGIALAVLWGFSPLIGAFVAALVMSGLVSLVSSRTSVREETAVGLLFVGMLSIGIVIVSRARSFATEVTTLLFGDVLGVTDSDIRSQAIATLVVAVASLVLYRPFLALTFNRAKAETLGMYPRLAQTVLLALLALSIVASFQAIGTLLVFGLLVGPPATASLLVHRIPAIMGLSILIGSLAVIVGLTVSFHYGTAGGATIAALCVTEFFVVLAVRETRDSLRRRAASALA, translated from the coding sequence ATGACGCTCCTGCTCGATGCCTTCGAACCGGCCTTCATGCAGCGCGCCCTGATCGGCAGCCTCATCGCCGTCATCGCCACCTCACTGGTCGGCACGTGGGTCGTGCTGCGCGGACTGGCCTTTCTCGGCGATGCTCTGGCTCACGGCGTGATCCCGGGCATCGCTCTGGCGGTGCTGTGGGGGTTCAGTCCACTCATCGGCGCCTTTGTCGCCGCCCTCGTGATGAGCGGGCTCGTCAGCCTGGTCTCGTCGCGCACCTCGGTGCGAGAGGAGACCGCGGTCGGCCTGCTGTTCGTCGGGATGCTCTCGATCGGCATCGTGATCGTGTCGCGAGCTCGCTCGTTCGCGACCGAGGTCACGACGCTGCTCTTCGGCGACGTGCTGGGAGTGACCGACAGCGACATTCGCTCACAGGCAATCGCCACCCTCGTCGTCGCCGTGGCCAGCCTCGTCCTCTACCGCCCGTTTCTCGCCCTCACCTTCAACCGAGCCAAAGCCGAGACGCTCGGGATGTATCCCCGACTCGCACAGACCGTGCTGCTTGCCCTGCTGGCCCTCAGCATCGTGGCCAGCTTTCAGGCGATCGGCACGCTGCTGGTCTTCGGTCTCCTGGTCGGGCCGCCGGCGACCGCGTCGCTCCTCGTCCATCGCATCCCCGCCATCATGGGCCTCTCGATCCTCATCGGTTCCCTCGCGGTGATCGTCGGCCTGACGGTGAGCTTCCACTATGGAACGGCCGGTGGTGCGACCATCGCTGCGCTGTGCGTCACGGAGTTCTTCGTCGTGCTCGCGGTGCGGGAGACCCGTGACTCACTGAGACGGCGAGCGGCGTCAGCGCTCGCGTGA
- a CDS encoding metal ABC transporter substrate-binding protein, with translation MILNPGGGIVARQRTRWLAALLGATALVGACGQTDSSGDGAQTSDADRPTVVVTTNILGDVVGELVGATAEVVTIMPIGADPHDFQASAQEVNQIQSADVLIVNGADFEETLLDVIESAEADGIPTFEAIAAVEKLEFTEQGHDEDHADEEDHADDEHDHEGADPHFFTDVARMAQAADAIGEFLLANLDGVDTAALQANIDAYVTELTALDTEVAAILDAVPSDRRVLITNHEVFGYFAERYGFDVVGAVIPSGSTADGASAQDLAALAEEIEHEGVAAIFADTSSSNELAQTLAAEVGGDVHVVELFSESLGEPGSGGSTYVEMMRTNAERIVEALG, from the coding sequence GTGATTCTCAATCCTGGAGGTGGCATCGTGGCCCGGCAGCGAACACGGTGGCTGGCCGCGCTCCTCGGGGCGACCGCACTCGTCGGCGCCTGTGGCCAGACCGACAGCTCGGGCGACGGAGCGCAGACGTCCGATGCGGACCGCCCGACCGTGGTGGTGACCACCAACATCCTCGGCGACGTGGTTGGCGAGCTGGTGGGCGCTACGGCCGAGGTCGTCACCATCATGCCGATCGGCGCCGATCCCCACGACTTCCAAGCATCTGCGCAGGAGGTCAACCAGATCCAGAGTGCCGACGTGCTGATCGTGAACGGCGCCGACTTCGAAGAGACCCTGCTCGACGTGATCGAGAGCGCCGAGGCCGATGGCATTCCGACCTTCGAGGCGATCGCTGCCGTCGAGAAGCTCGAGTTCACCGAGCAGGGCCACGACGAAGACCATGCCGACGAAGAAGACCATGCCGACGACGAGCATGATCACGAGGGTGCGGATCCCCACTTCTTCACCGACGTCGCTCGCATGGCGCAGGCCGCCGACGCCATCGGCGAGTTCCTTCTTGCCAATCTCGACGGCGTCGATACGGCGGCGCTCCAGGCCAACATCGACGCCTACGTCACCGAGCTCACCGCCCTCGACACCGAGGTCGCGGCGATCCTCGACGCCGTTCCGTCCGATCGCCGTGTACTGATCACCAACCACGAGGTCTTCGGCTACTTCGCCGAACGCTACGGTTTCGACGTGGTCGGTGCGGTCATCCCCTCGGGTTCGACGGCAGACGGGGCCAGTGCTCAGGATCTGGCCGCTCTCGCCGAGGAGATCGAGCACGAGGGCGTCGCTGCGATCTTTGCCGACACGTCCTCGTCCAACGAGCTCGCACAGACCCTTGCCGCCGAGGTCGGCGGCGACGTCCACGTGGTCGAACTGTTCTCGGAGTCGCTCGGCGAGCCAGGCTCGGGCGGGTCGACCTACGTGGAGATGATGCGCACGAACGCAGAACGAATCGTCGAGGCACTCGGATGA
- the aztA gene encoding zinc ABC transporter ATP-binding protein AztA, with product MSLAIEVDKLEVRYDDRVALGDVTMSLDAGSSLAIIGPNGSGKSTLLAAIAGLAKPSRGAVSTFGVSPAFVLQSTEVDRSLPITVRDTVGLARYPSLGLLRRFGARDRQAVADALERLDIADLADRQIHELSGGQRQRVLVAQGLAQESPILLLDEPITALDIGSRAIILDVMSEERAAGRTVLMTTHDLDDARRCQFVLLLRTTPVAYGTPAEVLTEAHLARAFGGHFVRVGDRLLLDDPHHHHHHH from the coding sequence ATGTCGTTGGCGATCGAGGTCGACAAGCTGGAAGTTCGCTATGACGATCGCGTCGCCCTCGGCGATGTCACCATGTCCCTCGATGCCGGATCGTCGCTGGCGATCATCGGGCCCAACGGGTCGGGGAAGTCCACGCTCCTCGCCGCCATCGCCGGCCTCGCGAAGCCGTCTCGGGGTGCGGTGTCGACCTTCGGTGTGTCCCCCGCCTTCGTGCTGCAGTCGACCGAGGTCGACCGAAGTCTGCCGATCACGGTCCGCGACACCGTCGGTCTCGCTCGATACCCGAGCCTGGGTCTGCTGCGTCGGTTCGGCGCTCGTGATCGCCAGGCGGTGGCCGATGCCCTCGAACGTCTCGACATCGCCGATCTGGCCGACCGTCAGATCCACGAGCTGTCGGGCGGCCAACGGCAACGGGTGCTGGTCGCGCAGGGCCTCGCCCAGGAGAGTCCGATCCTGCTCCTCGACGAGCCGATCACCGCACTCGACATCGGGTCGCGAGCCATCATCCTCGACGTCATGAGTGAGGAACGGGCCGCCGGCCGCACCGTGCTGATGACGACGCATGATCTCGACGATGCGCGTCGATGCCAGTTCGTGCTGCTCCTGCGGACGACGCCGGTCGCCTACGGAACGCCGGCCGAAGTGCTCACCGAGGCCCACCTGGCTCGTGCGTTCGGCGGACACTTCGTGCGAGTTGGCGACCGGCTACTCCTCGACGACCCGCACCACCATCACCATCACCACTGA
- a CDS encoding ABC transporter ATP-binding protein, producing the protein MKRVSRPEEQMNCDHQLSAESVTLAYGDRTVVEALDLAVPTGRITAIVGANACGKSTLLRALVRLLEPSEGRVVLDGKDLRQRATKDVARTLGLLPQSPLAPEGIAVADLVARGRHPHQNWMGRWSTDDAEAVTEALAMTGTADLADRLVDELSGGQRQRVWIAMALAQRTDILLLDEPTTYLDVSHQVEVLDLLVDLNRRRGTTVVMVLHELNLAARYADFLVAMANGRIAALGPPEQVVSEALVDEVFGLASHVMTDPVAGRPMVVPIGRHHVVARHQSRADPRPVHRD; encoded by the coding sequence ATGAAGCGGGTGTCCCGGCCGGAGGAACAGATGAACTGCGACCACCAGTTGAGCGCCGAGAGCGTCACGCTCGCGTATGGCGACCGAACGGTCGTCGAGGCCCTCGACCTCGCTGTTCCGACCGGCAGGATCACGGCGATCGTGGGCGCCAATGCTTGCGGGAAGTCGACGTTGCTGCGAGCGCTGGTCCGCCTACTCGAGCCGAGCGAGGGACGGGTCGTTCTCGACGGGAAAGACCTTCGGCAGCGGGCGACGAAAGACGTCGCCCGGACGCTCGGATTGTTGCCACAGTCTCCACTCGCCCCCGAAGGCATCGCCGTAGCCGACCTCGTCGCCCGTGGGCGACATCCGCACCAGAACTGGATGGGTCGGTGGAGCACCGACGATGCCGAGGCTGTCACCGAGGCACTCGCCATGACCGGCACCGCCGATCTCGCCGACCGCCTCGTCGACGAACTCTCCGGCGGCCAGCGTCAGCGAGTGTGGATCGCCATGGCCTTGGCCCAACGCACCGACATCCTGCTGTTGGACGAACCCACCACCTATCTCGACGTCAGCCATCAGGTCGAGGTGTTGGATCTGCTCGTCGATCTCAACCGGCGCCGAGGGACGACGGTGGTGATGGTGCTCCATGAACTCAACCTCGCAGCCCGCTACGCCGACTTCTTGGTGGCCATGGCGAATGGCCGGATCGCAGCGCTCGGACCTCCCGAGCAGGTCGTGTCCGAGGCCCTCGTGGATGAGGTGTTCGGCCTGGCGTCGCACGTGATGACCGATCCGGTCGCCGGCCGACCGATGGTCGTCCCCATCGGTCGACACCATGTCGTCGCTCGACATCAGAGCCGAGCGGATCCTCGTCCGGTCCACCGTGATTGA
- a CDS encoding iron chelate uptake ABC transporter family permease subunit: MTTTTTLIATIESGRRQRVRRCAVATGVLATVVVALFAASLMYGHTTYSPREVLEVIAGRDVEGASFTVGQLRLPRAVLAVVVGACFGMAGAAFQSMLRNPLASPDIIGISAGASAAGVVGIVWLGWNESRVSALAVTAALTVAAVIALLAYADGLVGTRLILIGIAVSAMLDSVVAYVIVRSASWDIQTALRWLTGSLNATTWEQVIPALAALVVFGPVLWSTQRGLDLLRLGDDAAAALGVAVERTRLTVILSAVALIAFATAASGPIAFVAFLAGPIAARIVGTSQSLLISAALVGAAVVLGADLVGQWSFGTRYPVGVITGALGAPYLVYVLITTQRRVGS; this comes from the coding sequence TTGACGACCACCACGACACTCATCGCGACGATCGAGTCCGGTCGCCGGCAGCGCGTTCGGCGTTGCGCCGTCGCAACGGGCGTGCTCGCGACGGTCGTCGTTGCGTTGTTCGCCGCGTCGTTGATGTACGGGCACACCACCTACTCCCCTCGCGAGGTGCTCGAGGTCATCGCGGGGCGAGACGTCGAGGGCGCCTCCTTCACCGTGGGCCAGCTTCGTCTACCCCGCGCCGTGCTGGCCGTCGTGGTCGGTGCGTGCTTCGGAATGGCCGGAGCAGCATTCCAGTCGATGCTGCGCAACCCGCTGGCGTCACCCGACATCATCGGCATCAGCGCCGGGGCGAGTGCGGCCGGCGTCGTCGGCATCGTGTGGCTGGGCTGGAACGAGTCTCGGGTCTCAGCCCTCGCGGTCACCGCCGCACTCACCGTCGCTGCCGTGATCGCGCTGTTGGCCTACGCCGACGGACTCGTCGGCACCCGCCTGATCCTGATCGGCATTGCGGTCTCGGCCATGCTCGACAGCGTGGTTGCCTACGTGATCGTTCGCTCGGCGTCGTGGGACATCCAGACGGCACTGCGGTGGCTGACCGGCAGCCTCAATGCCACCACGTGGGAGCAGGTCATTCCTGCCCTCGCCGCCCTCGTAGTGTTCGGTCCGGTGCTCTGGAGCACCCAACGAGGCCTCGACCTTCTTCGCCTCGGCGACGACGCTGCGGCTGCCCTCGGCGTAGCGGTCGAGCGCACGCGCCTGACCGTGATCCTCTCCGCCGTGGCACTGATCGCCTTCGCGACCGCAGCGTCGGGTCCCATTGCCTTCGTCGCCTTCCTCGCCGGGCCGATCGCCGCCCGCATCGTCGGCACCTCGCAATCGCTGCTGATCTCGGCGGCGCTCGTCGGCGCCGCCGTCGTGCTCGGGGCCGACCTCGTCGGCCAGTGGTCGTTCGGCACCCGCTACCCGGTCGGCGTGATCACCGGCGCCCTCGGCGCGCCGTACCTGGTGTACGTCCTCATCACCACCCAACGACGAGTCGGCTCATGA
- a CDS encoding iron ABC transporter permease, whose translation MASTITSNTSRDRSASERTAPERLRLTSSRTITLAASTLVVLTLALFASVALGARVVSLDDVVSALGGSEDNLSQIAVRQRLPRTVLAVLVGAANAIGGAALQGVTRNPLADPGILGISSGASLAVVIGIAFFGLSSPLGYLWVAIAGSAGAALFVWVLGSTGFGGPTPIKLALAGAATWAAFSSLISAILLPRVDVMDQFRFWQIGGVGGAEWDRIALVSPFFAAGALVCLGSARGINALALGDDVAAGLGARVARTRLVASLGAVTLVGAATAVAGPIAFVGLVVPHLMRAVVGVDHRHLLPFCALGGAVLLVCSDVVGRVVTRPSELDVGIVTAFVGAPVFIGVIRSDRVRLR comes from the coding sequence ATGGCATCGACGATCACCTCCAACACCAGCAGGGACCGGTCAGCGAGCGAACGCACGGCGCCGGAACGACTCCGGCTCACATCGAGCCGGACGATCACCCTCGCCGCCTCCACGTTGGTCGTGCTGACGCTTGCGCTCTTCGCTTCGGTGGCGCTCGGGGCGCGGGTCGTCTCCCTCGACGACGTCGTGTCGGCGCTCGGTGGCAGCGAGGACAACCTCTCGCAGATCGCCGTCCGCCAGCGTCTCCCGCGAACGGTGCTCGCCGTCCTCGTTGGCGCCGCCAATGCGATCGGCGGAGCCGCCCTCCAGGGCGTCACCCGGAATCCGTTGGCCGACCCCGGCATCCTCGGGATCTCCTCGGGCGCGTCGCTTGCGGTCGTGATCGGCATCGCGTTCTTCGGTCTGTCGAGCCCCCTCGGGTATCTGTGGGTGGCCATCGCCGGTAGCGCCGGTGCCGCACTCTTCGTCTGGGTCCTCGGGTCGACCGGCTTCGGCGGACCCACCCCGATCAAGCTGGCGCTGGCCGGCGCCGCCACCTGGGCGGCCTTCAGCTCATTGATCAGCGCGATCCTTCTCCCGCGGGTCGACGTCATGGACCAGTTCCGCTTCTGGCAGATTGGCGGGGTCGGCGGAGCCGAATGGGACAGGATCGCTCTGGTCTCGCCGTTCTTCGCCGCCGGGGCCCTCGTCTGCCTCGGGTCGGCTCGCGGGATCAACGCGCTTGCGCTCGGTGACGACGTTGCCGCCGGACTGGGGGCGAGGGTTGCTCGAACCAGGCTGGTTGCCTCGCTCGGGGCGGTCACGCTGGTGGGGGCGGCCACGGCGGTGGCCGGACCCATCGCCTTCGTCGGTCTCGTCGTTCCTCATCTGATGCGAGCCGTCGTCGGGGTGGATCACCGGCACCTGCTTCCGTTCTGCGCACTTGGCGGGGCCGTTCTGCTCGTGTGCTCGGATGTGGTGGGTCGAGTGGTGACCCGACCGTCGGAGCTCGACGTGGGAATCGTCACTGCCTTTGTCGGTGCCCCCGTCTTCATCGGCGTCATCCGCAGTGATCGCGTGAGGTTGCGTTGA
- a CDS encoding iron-siderophore ABC transporter substrate-binding protein, protein MIWRVARYPLLLLAAALIAASCGSTDAVDETAAPAVSTTEAASASPDADHSESPITEASDDATTAGEAGSSFPITIEHVYGETVIEAAPKRVATVAWANHEVPLALGVVPVGMAKATWGDDDGDGIMPWVEARLDELGAETPVLFDETDGIDFEAVANTGPDVILASYSGLTQEDFDTLSQIAPTIPYPEVAWGTSVHDMIAINAEAMGMADEGAALIAELEAIVAEAFSGHAELEGKKVVFSYIDPADTSQIGFYTTHDTRPGFLMELGIQTPDVVAERSAGTEAFYDTISAEQADLFADADVFVAYGDESTLAALQADPLIGSIPAIANGAVAVLENSTPLAASANPSPLSIPWNIDDYFSLLAAAAANAG, encoded by the coding sequence ATGATCTGGCGAGTTGCCCGTTACCCCCTGTTGCTGCTGGCCGCAGCGCTGATCGCCGCCTCGTGCGGCAGCACCGACGCCGTCGACGAAACGGCCGCTCCTGCGGTCTCCACGACCGAGGCAGCGTCGGCATCGCCCGATGCGGATCATTCCGAGTCGCCGATCACCGAGGCATCCGACGACGCCACCACCGCCGGCGAAGCGGGCAGCTCCTTCCCCATCACCATCGAGCACGTCTATGGCGAGACCGTCATCGAGGCTGCGCCGAAGCGTGTGGCCACGGTCGCTTGGGCCAACCACGAGGTGCCCCTTGCCCTCGGCGTGGTGCCGGTCGGCATGGCCAAGGCCACCTGGGGTGATGATGACGGCGACGGCATCATGCCCTGGGTCGAGGCCCGGCTCGACGAGCTCGGCGCCGAGACACCCGTGCTGTTCGACGAGACCGACGGCATCGACTTCGAAGCCGTCGCCAACACCGGGCCGGATGTCATCTTGGCCTCGTACTCCGGGTTGACCCAGGAGGACTTCGACACCTTGAGCCAGATCGCTCCCACCATTCCGTACCCCGAGGTCGCTTGGGGCACGTCGGTACACGACATGATCGCGATCAACGCCGAGGCGATGGGGATGGCCGACGAGGGCGCAGCCTTGATCGCCGAGCTCGAGGCCATCGTGGCCGAGGCGTTCAGCGGCCACGCCGAGTTGGAAGGCAAGAAGGTCGTCTTCTCCTACATCGACCCGGCCGACACGAGCCAGATCGGCTTCTACACCACCCACGACACCCGCCCCGGGTTCCTGATGGAACTCGGCATCCAGACACCGGATGTCGTCGCCGAGCGCTCAGCCGGCACCGAAGCGTTCTACGACACGATCAGCGCCGAGCAGGCCGATCTGTTCGCCGACGCCGATGTGTTCGTCGCCTACGGCGACGAGTCCACCCTTGCTGCGCTCCAGGCCGACCCATTGATCGGATCGATCCCGGCGATCGCAAACGGCGCCGTCGCCGTCCTCGAGAACTCCACCCCACTCGCTGCGTCGGCCAACCCGTCACCGCTGTCCATTCCTTGGAACATCGACGACTACTTCTCGTTGCTCGCAGCCGCCGCGGCGAACGCCGGTTGA
- a CDS encoding HTTM domain-containing protein has translation MRSVARRLQPAQWPRRLDDWLQEPAPPERLATLRLAIGGYALVNLFVSFGEFDRLARRPADEFEPVGLASLLSGPVAPEWLWTLFALSALSGAGFVAGVWYRVSGPVFALGTLAWATYHASWGQMLHFEHLVTLHLLVLGWSPAADALSLRSGRRASVEGRTAHHGWPVRLMAIITVITYALAGIAKLRNGGLAWADGTTLANHIAYSATRLDLLGEPRPPLATFVIGRAQLLGPMALAGLAVELLAPLALFGGRFRRIWVPSIVAFHLGTLLTMFVFFSYNGLGFALLPLYRVERVAAFLDRSARRIAGR, from the coding sequence ATGAGGTCCGTCGCTCGCCGCCTTCAGCCAGCGCAGTGGCCGCGCCGTCTTGACGACTGGCTCCAGGAACCGGCGCCACCCGAACGTCTGGCAACGCTTCGTCTCGCCATCGGTGGCTACGCCCTCGTCAACCTGTTCGTCAGCTTCGGCGAGTTCGACCGACTCGCCCGCCGCCCAGCCGACGAGTTCGAGCCGGTCGGACTGGCAAGTCTCCTCAGCGGACCGGTCGCACCCGAGTGGCTCTGGACCCTGTTCGCTCTCTCAGCGCTCAGCGGCGCCGGCTTCGTTGCGGGTGTCTGGTACCGGGTCTCGGGGCCGGTCTTCGCGCTGGGCACGCTCGCCTGGGCGACCTACCACGCCTCGTGGGGCCAGATGCTCCACTTCGAGCACCTCGTCACGCTGCACCTCCTGGTCCTTGGATGGTCGCCCGCGGCGGATGCCCTCTCGCTGCGATCGGGACGGCGCGCTTCGGTGGAAGGTCGGACGGCGCACCACGGCTGGCCTGTCCGACTGATGGCCATCATCACGGTGATCACCTACGCCCTGGCCGGCATCGCCAAGCTCCGCAACGGAGGTTTGGCCTGGGCCGATGGCACGACGCTTGCCAACCACATCGCCTATTCGGCGACTCGTCTCGACCTGCTCGGTGAACCTCGGCCGCCGCTCGCGACGTTCGTGATCGGCCGAGCGCAACTCCTCGGCCCGATGGCCCTCGCCGGCTTGGCCGTCGAACTCCTGGCGCCATTGGCCTTGTTCGGGGGCCGGTTCCGCCGGATCTGGGTACCGAGCATCGTCGCGTTCCATCTCGGCACCCTGCTCACGATGTTCGTCTTCTTCTCCTACAACGGGCTCGGCTTCGCCCTGCTCCCGCTCTATCGAGTGGAGCGCGTCGCGGCGTTTCTCGACCGGTCGGCACGTCGCATCGCTGGACGGTGA